The Raphanus sativus cultivar WK10039 chromosome 2, ASM80110v3, whole genome shotgun sequence DNA segment ggtagacgtTGAATCGCTCACATgcatcgcagaacggctcgtccaccaactgtttgaaggtcacgatcttctgtctcagagctgccgtcttcgatttcgtgtagaagtggcttaagaaggcctctcggacttgttcccaagtggtgagtgatcccgtGGGTAGGGAATCTAGctagcgagcagctttcccatcaagagagaaagggaacagagtacacttgatgtactcgggtggtactccattcgctttagtgaaaccacacatcttctcaaagtgctcgatgtggtccatcggtatctcagcaggaagtccattgaagatcttcctttgcactagacttatcaaagcttgcttgatctcgaagtcttgcctagtgcacggtggagggttgatggcagatcgcgtagcaggcagattgcgcagtaagtttctctggccgatctcgACAACTTCCTCCGGTTGGTTCTGCTGGTTCGCATCATTTAgagctgcatctgctgcatctgctgttgcatgagtgaaaacgcagcagtgagatcatcctggtgatcacccatgttgTTGTTCGtagatctcggctgttgacagttctgtcgttccaatctcgctagttcttcGATGGTtagctgatgcaatggtccttgtgcgttgctccgagtatgtctactggtcatgcacctggatcatcagttgaaacaaagaaataaacacgagttagatatcttagactagatatgaaaccgaaaattagaggtaaaaaatctggtccccgtcgcaacggcgctaaaacttgatacactaaaaatgaatccttcctactgccaagttaacagttgcaattgtagtacttgagattcaaatccagagaaccagtctacactctagttctataagttccgaaatcaagctaagatgaAGATATGGATTTGGTTGTAAAGTGACGATAGTTAACAAGCAAataaaacacgagattgattcaattaaacaagagctagcctagggtatttcattgggtgttgaattggagccaaacaattattcaagcgcgaagaagtgctttctagaactcggatcactcagctggaacactccactgtcgtggcagtgatcgctttgcagatcgatctcaccacctactgtcgttgggatgaggatcgattgcaagctttagagaacaaatccgatcagttcacttaccaccctaatatctactttcgctgattagggatactaagctcattcaatacatgtcaagttatctcctaagcggttaactaggcgatgaactagtgatctaacatcaagtgatcaggttaatgaaaACAGTAAGAACaatatgaatgaagaacagttatggatcgcttatctatgtttagctcatgtctcaacaccctaaaaaccctaggcgagcaaggttactactcgatcatgatgcaattaaacaaagacataaatcctgaataaaattgcataagaacagagtatgaaacaatagggttcagatgatcttctctatgagaggatggattcttctctcttacaagttgcagatcgcaaatcacagtgttctcttgtaaaaactagcgtaagaaaatagtaaaaagatagatggcgttttatatggaggcgccaatcagaagaaaagagattagggcaacagggctttaattcccgaaataaagagtttccatattcgtcgggaacaatctccggatcacttcatctgcttgttccgcttgagagagaacagtctcgggactgttctacttgagtgttctccgcaggattgctccaaaaggacatcttttcatcaggcaccttctcttctctcttctactaactccagacctgtaaagggtcaaaaaggactagactgacacgaattagtgacttgaaacaaatgaaaacatatatacaatgatgtgaaaaacaccatatatcagtcGTCCATGATTTTATTTcgagattctggtcaaaccttgcttatcttGGACGACTTCTATGTGAAGTCGCAGACGGACgacttccgtgtaagtcgtctagaaaaaaaattgcaagttttatttttcaattgcaaaactaacctgtgacgttataacaaaatattgattttttaattttctattagaCGACTTATGTGTAAGTCGTCCAGGAAAAGTTAAATTTCTGTCACAatccggtcaaatgcaaaactaacccgTTTACCCTAGAAGACTTAGATGGAAGTCGTTTCTGGTTTTCtcgatactttttttttaacaaaagtatGCGAATATTTACAAAGGACGACTTCCAGGGAAGTTTTTAGTAGAGACGACTTCTCTAGAAGACGTcctttgtaaaattttaattgcAAAAATGACCTAAATGGACGACTTATCTGGAAGTCTACCAGAAGACCTTCGTGGATGTCGGATGCGttaatgtttaataaaattgcattttctctaaaaatataaagactttttaaccttttcttgttaattcatgtatattattGAATATTGGGACTActaaatgaaatttataacttaATTGGTGATATTTATGAGGTTACCAGTATTCATATTTACTAAAGTTTCGAGCTCATCCGGGAAAACTTCGGAAGTCTTCTACGTTagtttttgtaaaactaaatttgactaagttttCAGCACAAACATGTAAATAATGTGATATGTTTTAACTAGTTACTATTATAGGTAATAAATTCTTGAGGACTTAAAGAACAATCACTATGAAACATAGTATAACGAGTGGTGTCACACATAtcaaagaaatatataattatcttcTCAAGAAGACTTTTAATTAATGTGTTCTATCTTTGAACTTATGTAAGGTTTTATCTTTTGTGAATTTGACTAAGTTTTCTTGAAAATTCTTCTCCTTTAGTTgtaattaatttgattattttttgtgtTATTGTTGTTTGCTATTAAATTTGTATCAATAACTTCAATTATGTCAAGTAATTTTGGCAAGATAATATtgtggaaaataaaaatatttaccaaATTTGTCATTAATATCActtcaaatttacaaaaaataaaatcacaactAAAAGAGTACACATGGAAATCACGAAAAAGACCataaacaaaactattataGATCATTCCTCTACAAAGACAAGCTTGGACTCCACTTGATATGGAAGAAGTCTTCCATTCCCCTACAAAGACAAGCTTGGACTCTACTTGATATGGAAGAAGACTCTGTCTGAAGACTTCCAGCATTATATTATAGAAGACTTCCCAGAAGTCTTCTAGATCTGAAAAACTTGCATATCCAAATCCAGATatgaaaaacctgcatatcAAAAAATGTTCAAATAGCTTAAAACGTAGAAAATGGATggaatattagatatatatacttttatagcaCACACCGTATATATCCaaatggaagatgagaaccatctgattaaaaacatgcaacaaaaagatatattagtgagaaagacatgacacaaatgtaaaattcatataaagtgGTGTTTTCAAATCAAAGAGATTAGAGGTTACCAAATGTTTGGAGAATTTTAGTTTGGAAAAAATGTAAGAACTTTATGCAACAGGAGGTTACCAAATGAAGAAGAGCCGAGTTTACTCCACTCCCGGTAATAGCATTGTGGCCtattatacataaaatttacCAAAACTCTCAGATCCGTTATGAAAAGGAAACATGGGAGAAGATCCCGTCAGAAGTCTTCCAGAAaacttcctggaagtcgtccggaagacttcctggaagtcgtccGGTAGACTTCCTGAAAGTCTTCAATTGCATTATATATCTTAATAGAACATTTTATATTGAATATGCTCACTAGCTTAACCATCTCTCGCATACGCCTAACAACCTAGCTCAACAGAATTATATTCATGTAGTGAACCTACTTTCGCAGTTGTCTATTATCTTATGATCAGAGTTCTAGTTAATTAATCTAGAACACAAGCAGTTAGATCAATTCTGTGAAGAATCCTATTAAATAACCCTAGCAGTTCTTTATTTCAGAAGTTCATCAAAACCCTAGAAAATCCATAAACCTAACAGGGGATCTACTCGTACATGATAGATGAAGTAAAAATCATGGaattaataaatgaaataaaatcaataataaaaccaaaaaagttCCAAGATGACTCTGAATGAGTTGGCCCGTCTACTTGCATCAGTGTCGAGCGACACCAAAGGTGcagtatcgatcgacatttCTTCATATCTTCAACAGCTTGCTCTCGCGAGGTAGACACTACCACTCTTCAGTTGAACTAGCATAATGTTAGATCTCACCGTCAGATGGATTTCAAAATGGTGGCATTAGAAATATAACTCAAAGTTTTATCTCGCATAAAAATATGAGCTCAATCGCACAGTAAGATCCATCATAATGGTTTCCATCCATGGCTTCCATCCATAGCTAAACTTCTGATACATCTTCACAGTTCTACATCTCAAAAAGCTTAAAAATCTCCAAAGTAGCCCAAAACGTACACGAACCTGAAAACACTAtccaaaaacatataataaacaCAATAAATGACTTATACCATGGTCCAAAAGTGGTAAAAGCCATGGTATATTATTTTCATGAGCATCAACTTGCAGTCAAGGTCGGTGTTGTTGTAATGTGTATGTGTCTGTGTAAAATTGATCTTCTAGGTGGATTATGAAACAGATACAGGTTTTTCATACCTAATATGTCCAATCATGTGGTTGAGGCTATTATATTGAATGAAAGTGAATCATACATCGTTAAGAAGGTTTTGATACTGATGACGTATGTTACACCATCAGATGGGAGATTCTCTTTTATAATGCATTGTAGCCAATTTCCATTGACATTAGATTTTGCAATAACTATAAAAATTCGAGGATAAGTCAGTGGAAAATGTATGTTTTTCTTCAAATACATGTTTTCTAGTGGACACTTACATGTTACATTTTTCTAGCAAACTCAAGGTGTGGATTGAAGATACTAATCACCAACGAGAAAAACAATATTCAGAAAAATACTATAAATGTTGTATATAAAGAAGTATTTCAAAATTTGGTTAGGGCATATTGGTatctaagatttggtttttgTTACTACTTTTGTCACCATATCAGCTAAACAAATTATGTATATGATTACAGTATTTAACACATAAATATAACACATTACGTACAGTGATTTTATGTTGACCAAATAAACGTACAgtgattttattataatttataataattaaaatattatcatcCGATTTAGTTGGAAAAGTGTATTTTCTGTTATCATAATCCAAAACCGTAAGCTGatcaaaatctatattttctctcattttcatattaaatgGAAACTGTAAATTACTTTTCTCAATTAAATCTTGCAAAggtttcaaaatcaaaaattttagtTCTAGTACTCTGACTAAGAAGAGAAGATGATAAGAAGTTGATACTAggactgggcgttcgggtacccatacGGGTTTCGGTTCactccattcgggtttcggattttcgggattaaagatttcagcccctttggatatttttaaattttggttagggttcggttcggatctttgcgagttcggttcgggttcggataacccatttaaaatgtttttaaattttcaaaattcattatatactttaaatttttaaaatctataagaaagataatatattacatataaattttcataacatatatgtcaaaataccttaatttaacatataaattggttttctttgaatatttggataaagaatcaatagatatttaactattttggtgttttcagtatactttagctattttaaacatttacttttgactatttgcatatatttttcgagtattttggaaaacttaaaggtatcttatatatttttaatatttttaatatacattatatataaaaataatgtatatatttaagtatataaatttatttcgggtacattcgggtacccaaaatatttcggttcggatcgggttcggtttcggttctttaaataccgaaattttgaacccgttcggatatttaatcaattttcgaTTCGGGTTTGTTGCTACTTTTtcagatcgggttcggttcggtttttcgggttcggattttttgtcCAGCCCTAGTTGATACTATCAAATTTTCAGGTATTGAAATGACGTGacatgtaatttaatatttctcaaaaaatctaacttattttcattttagttAGATTCATTTAACTTGAGTATGACGGCAAAGTGATCGCTAGCATTCTAAATTATTTGGCTAAGTTTTACATGGATGTTATGAAAGAGGAGCTATGTTACTTTCTTACAATATATGAAGTTATCCGGTCATATTGATTTATCCACTTATCATCTACCCAACTTACTTGGATGAATCTTTGTTATGccaacatatattaaaaaaaccaTTGAGCTTATTTTCGTATAAGTCAGTGGTCAATGTACTTGATGCCTCATTTTATAAGAAAACCAACAAATATAACGCAGTATCTAGAAAAATCTTTGAAGTATAGTTCATAACAATATACatagtttaatattattattttacagCTGATATATTGAGTGTCAATGTTGTGAAACTATAAAAAACCGATCCAATAAAGTATGAATAGTAGGATATCAAacctaaatttttaatttattttacagtTTGAGTAATCAATTTACAGTTTCTATGTTATATTCGAAAGTTAAGAGTATGATtcagtttaccaaaaaaaaaaaaatatgattcaatcataaatctatcttattaaagtagaagtactttaagatTTTGTTTGGTGACAAGGATAACAATAAAAAAGTTACTGATTggaaatttgaataacatatattaatcaatactattaatcaACCTACCGAgattttatcatgatttatctataattcaaaaacaatttaaatggtAACAATACTCAGTGATTATAGAAATTAATCAGTCTCAATAAATGTAGGAACTAATAATTGCCTTAATCTATATTAACATTCCTTATGTGGAAATGTATTATTGCATCATTCGTTCAAAAACTAACtattaataaatatcatagtAACTAAAAAACCAATTTATAGGAAATAGTTTAACGTCGACAACTAATATAGGATCAGTGTTGACCTTTGATCAAACAACTCACGATATAAGTTTTCTgtctaatataattttttttagtatttaaatatttttaaatcaaaatatatttaatattattatatcacCAGGGGATTTTCAAATCAAAAGCTGTTGGAacctacaatttttttttcaattttaaattttaatatataaatatcaatagTGAGATTTGTTATATCAAAACTCAGTTATATAatcaattcaaaatatataatttttaatgtaatattttaatatttataacaaaatttgtaaatCAAAATTGTGTTGGAAGCTACTCTCGAGAAAAGAATTATTTGTCAATCAAaattctaatttaataaaaaaaaaatctactttaataagatagatgtgaaggtatatatgtaatttattcTTTCCAGATTTTCTTGGTATATTTTCTacactttaatattttaaaatataaacatttcgTTATTTAGTTCTGAAAATTGTTTTtctacataaaaaaaataaatcttttcaacaagtaaaatctttttttcgtcaacaaataatatatttttaaactgaattattttttttattctattatcaTTACCATTTAAATCCCTATAATCATAAAAGATATTTTCTCAATTATTACAAttcctatatattatttcaatatatttgcCCCATAATCTAAACTACTCAAATATCTACATGTGATATCTTTAACATATTTTTcacatttgtttatataattatcttTGACAATAACTACCCTTGATTAAggagtatattttaaataaagtcctaagatttttttctttctctattatattttaagtatatataaatatctatagtGAGATTTCATACTAGAAAATCAATTGCAGTCAAATCACGTTATATTTTCATCAATGTTCTTAAACCTGATCTGGACATTGAATTGAATGACTTTCCAAATCACCGTCATCTGATAAACCGTGGATCAATTGCGAGTGTACCGCggattaataaatgaattaacattattatataataatatattaactataaaaagaaaaatatagaaaaaccTCGAGTTAATCTGTACTTTTCGTTTATTTAaggttttataagtttttttctattatactgttttataaatctgtttctttttctgttttataggGTGTAAAGATTGCAACTGCATgccaaaaaaaatcagatttatcATATGCAATATGGTTTACCAGTTGGAGAGTGGAAGACTATCGACACTTTTAAAGTTTTGGCTGCTTTTGGACAGTATCAACCAATTGCGCATCAATACAAGTTGATTTTTTTAGGAGAGACCGTGGTAACCAAATatgatttacaatttttttcatttccttataattttatatttctcaaatatttgaaactaaataaatatacatttaatacgCATGGTAAGATTTAAAACTATTATGAGTTCTGTATAAATAAGCTGTCAGACacattcaatatatttttccttttgctCCCAATATTTCAAGGAAGTACGTGATTACATAATACAATTACGAAatacaaagttaaaaaaataaacaaaagcaaTAGAATTtcgtttaattaatttaaagttctgaaatgtttatatatctatatatatcataaaaaaagACCCGCTCAATATCCACACAGATACGTAGATCAGCCTCTAATATTATTTACGACAGTAAACTATAAGTAGTAGAAGTTGTACCCCCTAGCCTAACCTTatgtttttcataattttatatatatcataaaaaaagACCCGCTCAGTCGGGCGGGTTAAGatctagttatattttatagtgGCATCGATTAATTTACTGAATCGGGTTATATGCGGAAAAGTTTGAAAGATTTTCAATTATGTGTCATTTTAAGAAAGTAAATATTTGTATCTTAAAAACTGAACATGTTTTGTGTGGATTTCGAGTTTGGTTTTCTTAGATATGGGTATGTTCGGTTTTGATGTATAGAAAcctaaaaataaccaaataatcTATATGCGTAAAAATTTCATTAacgatttataaaaaaatattaaaaccgCATGGGTGCATAGATCAAACtatagaatattttatattgcaTTTTATAATAGTTTAGTATAGTATACAAATGTATGtcgatattttatatttaatggtaaaatttaaaaatttatgtattttatgtttatctttaTATCAGGGAAGAAAATCCAAGCAATAGTTTTCATGAATGAAtgttgtatatttttttcattaaatttcaagaaaataattggtattctataaaatatttcaagatAAGACAAATGTTAgtaaaaccaaaataaccaaTAACAAATTTAAACTCGTATTCAGTATATCCACCAATAATTCAGTTTATTTATTTCGTGtcgttttcttttctttgtgcTTTTCTTCTTCTAGATTGTATATTCTTCATATGAGACTTGATCTCAAAATTCATGTTAGTgagttttaaatgttatttctattaactatttatttattttggattttaaaagaGAGGAAAGAGATATTGATTTTTTCTGATTAGACAAATGACAGTGTCTCTgcacaaattttattttattttttgatgaaATCTTCTCTTATAACATTAacccaaaaatattaattggacTAAACTAATTAATTGATATATACATCGCAACCATAGAGACAACAAACTATATCACATATCGAACAGTACAAAGTTTATTCAATACTTTCTTTGAGGCGGATCCAGCAATTTCTGTGGTATGCGACATGCAATGTAAACAGTGCCGGCTCGGTTAGGAGGCGATCAGTGCAACCGCTTCGGGATCCATGATAGTAGGggtccaattttttaaaaaaattatttttatttttaaagaaaaaattaaattcttttcagaaacaaaaataattattcatgtattttaaaaataattatttaaaatatttatatttaaagtttataacattttatgtactataattttttaaaaaatcatgctaaaataatttttgtagtAATTGAAGagcctaaaaatattttttgcccAAGAACCCTTAGAGCAGGTTTATCGGGGTTATTTGGAGGTGTCTTGAGGGAGGAGAGAGGGTGAGGGGCCCACGAAATTGGCAGAACCAAGGAAAGAAGCCTTCTGAGGAAGAAACGAAAGTGGTTGAGTTTGTTCATGATCGTGGGCCCCACTGACACGTGGAGGCCCACAATtggtttacttatttttttttcgaaaaaagaaaaaaaaagaaaaaaaaaataaagaacccCCATTTGGGGTTCAGGGATAAACATGGTCTTAGGCTATCTGcatcaaaaaatttaaaggGGGAGGATTCACACGTTTCccgaaaaatattaaaataagatgATATTGGTGAACCTGTGCTAGTGCGTCTCTTGCCAGTGATACCGAATCGTCACTGTTTCGCGGGCCTCAGGATATGTGACGGTCCACGATAGGTtcgttcattttttttttttaagtcaaacgaaagaaaaaaaataaaataataaaaaaatatatggggAATTGAGAAACGCAAGTTTACTGATGTGCATGCCCTTATAAACTATGAGCCGGCCCTAAATGTAAATCATATTTCAAGCAGGGAACGTACATCAAAATCAGTGGGGGCACATTGCCACACTCAACCTCTTATTGGGTTCGCCCCTGGTCATATGAGATGTGAACATGTGAGAACAAGAATCAAATCGAAATTGTCAAGTAACAAGCTAACGATACGTACGTGTGATGTAATTCATAAGTGTGAACGTAATCAAGTATTCAGTTTAGGTTTGAAAAGAGTAAGAAGACTTTGCCCTATTCTTTTGACTAGAATTTTGCATAATATGCCCTTATTATGCCATGCGGCATGCGCGTTAACTTCTCTTTTGCTATAATAAATCATGTAATCTATATATGATGTTATCGtttgcaaaattttaaataaatgatcACGATATGGTACATATGCCATTTTTTATATTAGTCCCATCTACTTCAGGtaatcaaaacaaacaaaaacaccGATTCAACGATGACGTGAGATGAGGTTATGAGGTACTTCAATTGAATCAATTCTACGGCATTCTAGAATTCCTCCAAAACTACtatgtcaactaattatgataaagcgttttgttttttttgaaagtttgtTGATCAGATATTATCGTTATATCAAATTATTACACAAGTCTGCTTTCCATTCAACTGCACGTGAGAATCATTAGGTGAATATTTACCATTCATATACATATCCACCACCAACTTAACTCAACCATCGGAAACTTATTTTCTCTTAtaatacacatttatattatttagataTATGAATTGTCCCTATGATCAACAGATCGTATATATTATTCATCTTAGGTCGGCtgtaatctaaaaatattgcATGCCAAACATACCAaatgaaataacaaaacaattataagtgtatattaaaaaaaaagtgaatcaTTCTCCGGAGAGAGAATGTAAAAGTCTAGATGACCACGTACTGTGATAATCTGAGTGTAAACGGATTCAAACTCAGGTCTCGTAAGATCTATGGAACGCCATACTACCATCCGACCACAAACACGTAGTTTTATAAGCGTATATAATGttctaaaatttaaacaaatgtATATTGTCTTTGATCTGATGCACGGTTACCTTTTTGCCTGCTCACATGATACTTTGCCTTTTTGAGCAATCATTCATTCACACACACAGACATCAAATAATTCAGTAGGCCCATCAAATAAACACGGCATGATCGTGAATAAAGAGCATCTTCTTTATCTAATTAACATTAACAGAAATAAACCTAAATTCTATTAATATCAGAGATATGTACGAATTTTTTTTATGACGTCATAGAAGTAGTTAGCCTTTCCCTTTACAAGTTTCTATGGTTCACATTAGGCAGCATCTCGCTGTTTGTCAACTCGTGTTTCTCTATAAATCCACCTTCTTGAcatcatcttctcttcatccaatCCTCACCATCTACATATCACTTCATTCCCTCTCCCCCTCCTGGTAAATCAATATGGCTAAATTCACAACCATCTTCATCATGGCTCTCCTTCTCTGCTCAACGCTAACCTACGCAGCCAGGTTGACTCCGACGACAATCACCGCCTCTTCTAGAGAAGACACCGTCAAGGTTCGTTAACtagtttattttttacataatattgCAACTCAATACATATTACAATATCGAGGCTCCAGTGGGAAGATAAATTACCAACATGTAAAGCTATATCATGGTTCAAAAGTCAGAAATTATTTTCTTACCAAAAGAGTTTTTTCTATCATTACTTacgaaattgaaactaatattTGGAACCTATATGTGTTTGTTTCACGCATAAGTAAATAGCAACGAAAGTGTACAAAATCGTTCTACATTAgattttcatacatattaaCAGCTCCATATACCCTTACGTCTTTATAAGATTTTGTCTATGATACTAAAGAAAACGTACAAAAAAGAACCCTGAAAAAATCTGCATGCATGCTTCTTATAAGATATCATTTCTATTGTACGTGTAATAAGTTCTCTGTTTATCacaatgttatttttttttatatactagAAGGAGTTTAGAAGTTAACACCGGCGTGCGGATTTTGTTTATTGTATTTAGGGAACCGAAGGAGATAATACTGAAGAAGAAAGCTGCAAAGgagttggagaagaagaatgttTGATTAGGCGAACTCTTGTTGCTCACACCGATTACATTTACACTCAAAATCACAAacactaaatttatattttatgctaTAAATTATTAACTAGTTACCTTAGTAAACCCTATCACTGTAATTTCTGTTCTTTCTTAATTTTGTTATAGCTATTTGAATCTTTGTTATTCCTTCTTTGAGAGTTATTACTTATTATTATTCACACTCCTTGTATAATTATGGATTTAGAACAACTTtcagtattttattttgtaaggtttatattaaaaacataaagtcacAACAACGAGTTTATTCCATATCGAGTTTGGTTGTAACCACCAGCTGTATTTTGTCTTAAAGTTAGACGAGTTGACTGGGAAAATAGTTGACTTTGATAACAACCTCTCTATCAGAAGTCCTGACTGGGCCAACAGACTATGATGTCAATTATGGGCTAAGGGCCCCCAAGTACACCATAAGAATGTAgcttaaataaaattagatctTGTGCGGGTATATACCTGGtatatactaattttaaaaagttaaaattttacgGTTCCAGTTTTActacttttatttattgtttaaactATGTAGTTCATCACTTTGTTGTGTAATATGGGCGTCCGTAAAATATTGTGAACCGTAAACACCATAGTAAGAATTTCACAAATATATATCTactatttgtataatatttttttaacttaataaTAATGTATCATTCTTAAATACACAGAATAACTTATGAGGTGGATCACTATATAGTTATAttgtatttgttaaattatatatcaaaatgtTTTGGG contains these protein-coding regions:
- the LOC108843593 gene encoding phytosulfokines 3-like, yielding MAKFTTIFIMALLLCSTLTYAARLTPTTITASSREDTVKGTEGDNTEEESCKGVGEEECLIRRTLVAHTDYIYTQNHKH